The following proteins are encoded in a genomic region of Neurospora crassa OR74A linkage group VI, whole genome shotgun sequence:
- a CDS encoding palmitoyltransferase SWF1, translated as MGTIAIIAAVILGISFMTFVAFFGRLPALRNTPISFLHRLIWIHLPNGILTVDRTLTNGRLTTSLTRLGRHLWYDQHPTILIFFFLLLSVGEYLYLPVAWPHFSFTHKFFGTIAILCPYIFLYLSAYTDPGVINAKTHVREMARYPYDFTLFHPGTSCETCHLLKPARSKHCSICKKCVGRMDHHCIFINNCVGANNQRWFILLLLSTAILTLYGGVLGLVIIRAKIQARFPYWTLMPWWTSTQAWNSGDLDFHRWLLLWSWGLQSGVAMGGVTLLALLTTPLVWGLLGYHLWLVYCGTTTNESMKWQDWQAEMDEGGVYKRRMAADGSREKDLKVEPAWTRWPVEAEQIMVRTEDGKPPRSSHRLPGEGEWEAVWRLKDVENLYDIGFWDNLVDVFLPYFMFKESKGRSPVDEREFGRERGRNRRRSS; from the exons ATGGGCACCATCGCAATCATCGCCGCCGTCATCCTGGGCATCTCATTCATGACCTTTGTGGCCTTTTTCGGCAGACTACCTGCACTACG AAACACccccatctccttcctccaccgCCTCATCTGGATTCACCTCCCCAATGGCATCCTCACCGTCGACCGCACCTTGACCAACGGGCGCCTGACCACCTCTCTCACCCGCCTCGGCCGCCACCTCTGGTACGATCAACACCCGaccatcctcatcttcttcttcctcttgcttTCCGTTGGcgaatacctctacctacccgTCGCCTGGCCTCACTTCTCCTTCACCCACAAATTCTTCGGTACCATCGCCATCCTATGTCCCTATATCTTCCTCTACCTCTCCGCCTACACCGACCCGGGTGTCATAAACGCCAAGACTCATGTCCGCGAAATGGCCCGCTACCCTTACGACTTCACCCTCTTCCACCCCGGCACGAGCTGCGAGACGTGCCACCTCCTCAAACCCGCGAGGTCGAAGCACTGCAGCATCTGCAAGAAGTGCGTCGGGAGGATGGACCACCACTGTATCTTCATCAATAACTGCGTGGGGGCCAACAACCAGCGGTGGTTCATTTTGTTGCTGCTCAGCACGGCCATCCTCACCCTTTACGGCGGGGTTCTGgggttagtaattatccGGGCCAAGATCCAGGCGAGGTTCCCCTACTGGACGTTGATGCCGTGGTGGACTTCCACTCAAGCATGGAATAGCGGCGACCTGGATTTCCATCGGTGGTTGCTCCTCTGGAGCTGGGGATTGCAGTCGGGAGTGGCCATGGGCGGCGTTACCTTGTTGGCGCTGCTGACCACGCCGTTGGTTTGGGGGTTGCTGGGATACCATTTGTGGCTGGTTTATTGtgggacgacgacgaatgAGAGTATGAAGTGGCAGGATTGGCAAGCGGAGATGGATGAGGGCGGGGTGTATAAGCGGCGGATGGCGGCCGATGGAAGCAGGGAGAAAGACCTCAAGGTCGAGCCGGCGTGGACGAGGTGGCCGGTTGAGGCGGAACAGATTATGGTGAGGACGGAGGATGGAAAGCCCCCTAGGTCGAGTCATCGGTTGCCGGGCGAGGGAGAGTGGGAGGCCGTTTGGAGGTTGAAAGATGTGGAAAATCTCTATGATATTGGGTTTTGGGATAATCTTGTCGATGTCTTCTTGCCGTATTTCATGTTCAAGGAGTCAAAGGGTAGGAGTCCTGTTGACGAGCGAGAGTttgggagggagagagggagaaataGGAGACGGAGTTCTTGA
- a CDS encoding NAD-dependent methanol dehydrogenase produces the protein MSAAIRVVPSRAARAVNLLKTVQYTHPPSCPCHSNPGYHQNQTRSTVSRYNDRTSRRNYATPQDTSQLKEYAFEMAASSIRFGPGVTQEVGMDIANLNPTGTVAVITDSTVEKLDAMRQVRESLDREGIKYKIFNKVKVEPKDYSVKEAIYWARTTGDYSVYLAVGGGSVIDTAKLMNLYSVYKDADFMDFVNAPLGKGRPVDRKLHPLIAVPTTAGTGSETTGTAIFDLVAKKSKTGIAHRNLKPYLGICDPLNTRTMPSAVKASSGLDVLCHALESYTAIPFNERTPRPTNPILRPAYQGANPISDIFSLNALRQTVKYLPRSVKDPEDVEAQTEMLLAATLAGVGFGNAGVHLCHGMSYPISSQNIASYKHAGYDVPHPIIPHGVSVAVTAPAVFKFTAASNPDRHLAAAEAFGVDISNVKRESAGEVLAEAIAKFLADLGDQPAGLKALGFGREHVEQLVEGTIPQARVLMLAPGLAKELQAEREQLGRLFEDALEH, from the exons ATGAGCGCAGCTATTCGTGTTGTGCCCAGT AGGGCAGCCAGAGCAGTCAACTTGCTCAAGACAGTTCAATACACCCATCCTCCATCATGTCCATGCCACTCCAACCCAGGCTATCACCAAAACCAGACCCGGTCAACCGTGTCCCGATACAACGACAGGACCTCCCGGCGTAACTATGCCACTCCTCAAGACACCTCCCAACTGAAGGAGTACGCCTTTGAAATGGCTGCCTCCTCCATCCGCTTTGGCCCTGGCGTCACGCAAGAAGTCGGCATGGACATTGCCAACCTCAACCCCACCGGCACCGTCGCCGTTATCACCGACTCAACCGTCGAGAAGCTCGACGCCATGCGCCAAGTCCGCGAGTCTCTCGACCGGGAAGGCATCAAGTACAAGATCTTTAATAAAGTCAAAGTCGAACCAAAGGACTACTCCGTCAAGGAAGCCATCTATTGGGCCCGTACCACGGGCGACTACTCCGTCTACCTggccgtcggcggcggctccGTCATCGACACCGCCAAGCTTATGAACCTATACTCGGTCTACAAGGACGCCGACTTCATGGACTTTGTCAATGCCCCCTTAGGTAAGGGGCGTCCAGTGGACCGGAAACTCCACCCGCTTATCGCCGTCCCAACTACGGCGGGCACAGGCAGTGAGACCACCGGCACGGCCATTTTTGACTTGGTAGCCAAGAAATCCAAGACGGGTATCGCCCACCGCAACCTCAAGCCCTACCTGGGAATATGTGACCCACTGAACACGCGGACGATGCCGAGTGCCGTGAAGGCTAGTTCGGGGTTGGATGTACTTTGTCATGCGCTGGAAAGTTACACGGCTATTCCATTCAACGAGCGGACGCCGAGACCAACGAACCCGATTCTCAGACCGGCGTATCAGGGCGCTAATCCCATTAGTGATATTTTCTCACTAAACGCGCTGAGGCAGACGGTCAAGTATCTACCTAGGAGCGTAAAGGACCCGGAGGATGTTGAGGCACAGACCGAGATGTTGCTGGCGGCAACGCTGGCAGGTGTGGGATTTGGTAATGCTGGTGTGCATTTGTGTCACG GCATGTCCTACCCCATCTCCTCCCAAAACATTGCCTCCTACAAACACGCCGGCTACGACGTACCACACCCCATCATCCCACACGGTGTCTCCGTGGCCGTGACGGCGCCCGCGGTCTTCAAGTTTACAGCTGCTTCAAATCCGGACAGACATCTTGCTGCCGCCGAAGCCTTTGGGGTGGATATCTCCAACGTCAAGCGCGAGAGCGCTGGCGAGGTTTTGGCAGAAGCCATCGCCAAGTTCCTGGCTGACTTGGGAGATCAACCCGCTGGACTGAAGGCTTTGGGCTTCGGAAGGGAACATGTCGAGCAGCTGGTCGAGGGAACGATTCCCCAGGCAAgagtgttgatgttggcccCAGGACTGGCGAAGGAGTTGCAGGCAGAGAGGGAGCAGTTGGGACGGTTGTTTGAGGATGCGTTGGAACATTAA